One Solanum lycopersicum chromosome 2, SLM_r2.1 genomic region harbors:
- the LOC104645813 gene encoding heat stress transcription factor A-6a-like gives METEGGKGKGKMTEIDDIVEALGESYEGLEDVHIDISMLEYGDDNDDDNQCDNRSNEVNHGNAAAVAATPTTPRELFSSSSNRRNFQRRASPFVLKIYEMLADIQFKSLISWSNNGTSFIIHDNHKFAVDVLPRFFRHNNISSFVCQLNSYGFKKVSWDKFEFRHDCFQRGKGQWLRNIKRKISKSQMNEQSTERQAIDETVAFTMEKEIEEIRAEQVTMREEIMMLQRQLDVLEKEMEDINQAGSNMSSKKAKICMILFNSLFACTRGIDSTEVAEEQGGEVEDGVENSGKGNRGKKRKMLVVEELEGVNEGRKKGNPGKERKMQVIEELEGDNEGRKKIADAADFKTGSYLGRMLMDEMNLNNLDQEQPDNFLESEELAGSSTFWTDYVEKMDHKAIRGVDPALSQSQEIPL, from the exons atgGAAACAGAAGGAGGAAAAGGCAAAGGGAAAATGACAGAAATTGATGATATTGTTGAAGCATTGGGAGAAAGTTACGAAGGATTAGAAGATGTTCACATAGATATTTCAATGCTAGAGTATGGTGACGACAACGACGATGATAATCAATGTGACAATAGAAGCAATGAAGTAAATCATGGCAatgctgctgctgttgctgctACTCCTACTACTCCTAGAGAGTTGTTTTCGTCTTCATCGAATCGTCGAAATTTTCAAAGAAGAGCATCTCCCTTCGTATTGAAGATTTATGAAATGCTTGCTGATATTCAGTTCAAGTCCTTGATTTCATGGAGCAATAATGGGACCAGTTTCATTATCCATGATAATCATAAATTTGCTGTGGATGTTCTTCCCCGTTTCTTTCGACACAACAATATCTCTAGCTTCGTCTGTCAGCTCAACAGCTAT gGATTCAAGAAAGTGAGTTGGGATAAATTTGAGTTTCGGCATGATTGTTTTCAGAGAGGGAAAGGACAGTGGTTGAGGAATATAAAGAGGAAGATTAGTAAGTCCCAGATGAATGAGCAGTCAACGGAACGACAGGCTATAGATGAAACAGTTGCATTTACAATGGAGAAGGagattgaagaaattagagCAGAGCAAGTTACAATGAGGGAAGAAATTATGATGCTGCAACGGCAACTAGACGTATTAGAGAAGGAGATGGAAGACATTAATCAAGCTGGGAGTAATATGTCCTCTAAGAAAGCCAAAATTTGCATGATCTTGTTCAACTCTTTATTTGCATGTACACGAGGGATAGACAGCACTGAAGTTGCAGAGGAACAGGGTGGTGAGGTAGAAGATGGTGTTGAAAACAGTGGAAAGGGCAATCGAggcaaaaaaaggaaaatgctAGTAGTAGAAGAGTTGGAGGGAGTTAATGAAGGGAGGAAGAAGGGGAATCCAGGCAAAGAAAGGAAAATGCAAGTAATAGAAGAGTTAGAGGGAGATAATGAAGGGAGGAAGAAGATCGCCGATGCTGCAGATTTTAAGACTGGTTCATATTTGGGGAGAATGCTCATGGATGAGATGAACTTGAATAATTTGGATCAAGAGCAACCTGATAATTTCCTGGAGTCGGAGGAGCTGGCCGGAAGTTCAACTTTTTGGACTGATTATGTGGAAAAGATGGATCACAAGGCCATCCGTGGAGTTGATCCTGCCTTATCACAGTCGCAGGAAATCCCACTTTGA
- the LOC101252248 gene encoding vacuolar protein 8 — translation MKSIMSTLPENAENPVGSSAGKSRIRRVNEFISSLISLSYSIKVFPVKWQSIRSKLEELLSSLSAIENCDSTENYPPLCSSLQAITATLKNCHELSRHCVEFSYSGKLLMQSDLDIVSTKLDNHIKSISEIYSLGLLTQSSAIIVPKPNLGASRDDIKFYIRDLLSRVKIGSSEMKKQGLIALNEIIQEDDRYVKVAIEIDNLVSVLVSFLDLQEDNLQEEAAKALSVIAGFQSFRSCLISAGIISPLIRVLECGIGLSKEFATRCLQKLTENSDNAWSISAHGGVTVLLKICIEGDSLVSSVCGVLKNLVGVEEIKRFMIEEGAVPVFIKLARCKDEVTQISSIDFLQTMASGDESTRQMIMKEGGIRALSRVLDPKSSSSSKAREMSLRGIVNLCFTSVNSVNNLLNYGFMDHILYFLRHGDGSLQELALKAAFWLCGTSDEAKKLMGDAGFMPELVKFLDSKSYEVREMAAETLSSMVIVPRNQKRFGQNDQNVGLLLQMLDPEEANFGNKKLLLSILMSLTSCNSARKKIANSGYLINIEKLAEAEVSDAKKIVRKLSSNRFRSILSGIWHS, via the coding sequence ATGAAATCCATCATGTCTACTCTACCGGAAAATGCAGAAAATCCAGTTGGGTCATCCGCCGGAAAATCAAGAATCCGGCGAGTTAATGAGTTCATTTCTTCACTTATATCTCTTTCGTATTCAATCAAAGTTTTCCCTGTGAAATGGCAATCGATACGAAGCAAGCTTGAAGAGCTTCTTTCGAGTTTATCTGCTATTGAGAATTGTGATTCCACAGAAAACTACCCTCCACTCTGCAGCTCCCTTCAGGCCATTACAGCTACCCTCAAGAATTGCCATGAACTTTCTCGGCATTgtgttgagttttcttatagtGGGAAACTGCTGATGCAGAGTGATCTTGATATAGTTTCTACAAAATTAGACAATCATATAAAGAGTATTTCTGAGATTTACTCTCTTGGTTTGCTTACTCAAAGCTCTGCCATTATTGTTCCAAAGCCCAATCTTGGAGCTTCTCGTGATGATATCAAGTTTTATATTAGGGATTTGTTGTCAAGGGTCAAGATTGGGTCTTCAGAGATGAAGAAACAAGGGTTGATTGCTTTGAATGAAATTATTCAAGAAGATGATAGGTATGTTAAAGTTGCAATTGAAATTGATAACCTTGTTTCTGTGTTAGTGAGTTTTCTTGATTTGCAAGAAGATAATCTTCAAGAAGAAGCAGCTAAGGCATTATCTGTAATAGCAGGGTTTCAATCTTTTAGAAGTTGTTTGATTTCTGCTGGAATAATTTCCCCTTTGATTAGAGTTTTGGAGTGTGGGATTGGGTTGAGTAAAGAATTTGCCACCAGGTGTTTGCAAAAGCTCACAGAGAACTCAGATAATGCATGGTCAATTTCAGCTCATGGTGGGGTTACTGTTTTGTTGAAGATATGTATAGAGGGTGATTCTTTGGTTAGTTCAGTTTGTGGGGTGTTGAAAAATCTTGTTGGGGTTGAAGAAATCAAGAGATTTATGATTGAGGAAGGTGCAGTTCCAGTATTTATCAAGCTTGCAAGGTGTAAAGATGAGGTTACACAGATCAGTTCAATTGATTTTCTACAAACTATGGCTTCTGGGGATGAATCAACTAGGCAGATGATCATGAAGGAAGGTGGAATAAGAGCTTTATCTCGTGTTTTGGATCCGAAATCATCGTCCTCATCTAAAGCAAGGGAAATGTCCTTGAGAGGGATTGTGAATCTGTGTTTTACATCAGTAAATTCAGTGAACAACCTGTTGAATTATGGATTTATGGATCACATTCTGTATTTTCTTCGACACGGGGATGGTTCTCTTCAAGAATTAGCCTTAAAGGCAGCATTTTGGTTATGTGGAACATCAGATGAAGCCAAGAAGCTAATGGGGGATGCTGGATTTATGCCTGAGTTGGTGAAGTTTCTAGATTCAAAGTCATATGAGGTTAGAGAAATGGCAGCTGAAACACTATCAAGTATGGTGATTGTACCAAGAAACCAAAAGAGATTTGGACAGAATGATCAAAATGTTGGTTTGCTGCTGCAAATGCTTGATCCAGAAGAGGCAAATTTTGGCAACAAAAAGCTGTTGCTTTCTATACTCATGTCATTAACAAGCTGCAATAGTGCCAGAAAGAAAATTGCAAACTCAGGGTATCTGATAAACATTGAAAAGTTAGCTGAGGCTGAAGTTTCAGATGCAAAAAAGATAGTCAGAAAATTGTCTTCCAATAGATTCAGAAGCATTCTCAGTGGAATCTGGCATTCATAA
- the LOC101252548 gene encoding protein AUXIN SIGNALING F-BOX 2 produces the protein MEMNPSLKKPRESVDLSKMSELSQSAFPDEVLEKVLSLVQSHKDRNSASLVCKDWYNAERWTRTKLFIGNCYSVTPEIVARRFPKIKSVTLKGKPRFSDFNLVPENWGADIQAWLDVFAKVYPFLEELRLKRMAVTDESLEFLAKSFLGFKALSLLSCDGFSTDGIGSIAAHCKNLTELDIQENGMDDISGSWLSCFPDDFTSLEVLNFASMNTEISKDALERLVGRCKSLRVLKVNKNVTLPQLQRLLVRAPQLMELGTGCFLPDQLTSRQYEELESAFSNCKHLHSLSGFWEANRRYLPSLYAACASLTFLNLSYETIRSGELSKLLLHCPNLRRLWVLDTVNDKGLEAVGTSCPLLEELRVFPADPFEEDMDHGVTESGFIAVSAGCPKLQYVLYFCWQMTNAAVATIVHNCPNFTHFRLCIMSPGQPDYLTNEPMDEAFGAVVKTCKKLQRLSVSGRLTDLTFEYIGKYAKNLETLSVAFSGGTDWGMQCVLDGCSKLRKLEIRDSPFGNAALLSGMGKYESMRCLWMSACRVTMNGCRILARERPRLNVEVIKDEHSDDYADKLYVYRSVAGPRRDAPPFVVTL, from the exons ATGGAAATGAATCCGAGCTTGAAAAAACCGAGGGAATCTGTAGATTTATCGAAAATGTCGGAGTTATCTCAGTCAGCATTCCCAGATGAGGTGTTGGAGAAGGTGTTGTCTCTTGTTCAGTCTCATAAAGACAGAAATTCAGCTTCATTGGTGTGCAAAGATTGGTATAATGCAGAGCGTTGGACAAGAACTAAGCTGTTTATTGGAAATTGCTATTCAGTTACTCCTGAGATTGTAGCAAGAAGATTTCCCAAGATTAAGAGTGTTACCCTTAAGGGGAAACCAAGATTTTCTGACTTTAATTTGGTACCTGAGAATTGGGGTGCTGATATTCAGGCTTGGCTTGATGTTTTTGCCAAAGTTTACCCCTTTCTTGAGGAGTTGAGATTGAAAAGAATGGCTGTTACTGATGAGAGTTTGGAGTTTTTGGCAAAATCATTTCTTGGATTTAAGGCTCTGTCATTGTTGAGTTGTGACGGTTTTAGCACTGATGGGATCGGTAGCATTGCTGCTCACTGCAA GAACTTGACAGAGCTGGACATTCAGGAGAATGGCATGGATGATATTTCTGGTAGTTGGCTAAGTTGTTTTCCGGATGACTTTACATCACTGGAGGTGCTTAACTTTGCCAGTATGAACACTGAGATCAGTAAAGATGCTTTAGAGAGACTTGTCGGTAGATGCAAATCACTGAGGGTTCTGAAGGTGAACAAGAACGTCACCTTGCCTCAGTTACAACGCCTGCTCGTCCGGGCACCTCAGCTGATGGAGCTGGGTACAGGATGCTTTCTTCCAGATCAACTCACAAGTCGGCAGTATGAAGAACTTGAAAGTGCATTCAGCAACTGCAAACATCTGCACTCTCTTTCAGGTTTCTGGGAAGCAAATCGTCGATATTTACCATCTCTTTATGCAGCCTGTGCTAGTCTGACTTTCCTCAACTTGAGCTATGAAACCATTAGGAGTGGTGAACTTTCGAAGCTTCTTCTTCATTGCCCAAATTTAAGGCGCCTTTGG GTCTTAGACACTGTCAATGATAAGGGGTTAGAGGCTGTTGGAACCAGCTGCCCATTGCTTGAAGAACTGCGAGTCTTTCCTGCTGACCCTTTTGAAGAGGATATGGACCATGGAGTGACGGAGTCAGGCTTTATAGCTGTGTCTGCTGGTTGTCCTAAGCTTCAATATGTTCTCTATTTCTGCTGGCAAATGACTAATGCTGCTGTTGCAACAATAGTGCATAACTGCCCCAATTTCACCCATTTTCGTCTCTGTATAATGAGCCCTGGCCAGCCAGATTACTTGACAAATGAACCCATGGATGAGGCATTTGGTGCAGTGGTCAAGACTTGTAAAAAGCTCCAGAGGCTTTCTGTTTCTGGACGGTTGACTGACCTGACCTTTGAGTATATTGGGAAGTATGCCAAAAACCTTGAGACACTTTCAGTTGCTTTTTCTGGCGGCACTGACTGGGGTATGCAGTGCGTGCTCGACGGCTGTTCTAAGCTGAGGAAGCTGGAGATAAGGGATTCTCCATTTGGAAATGCAGCACTTCTTTCTGGAATGGGGAAGTATGAATCAATGCGGTGTCTTTGGATGTCAGCTTGCAGGGTCACCATGAATGGTTGTAGAATACTTGCACGAGAGAGACCTAGGTTGAATGTCGAGGTAATCAAAGATGAGCACAGCGATGACTATGCTGATAAATTATACGTCTATCGTTCTGTAGCAGGGCCACGAAGGGATGCCCCACCTTTTGTTGTAACTCTCTAG